The Oncorhynchus masou masou isolate Uvic2021 chromosome 6, UVic_Omas_1.1, whole genome shotgun sequence genome has a window encoding:
- the LOC135541700 gene encoding cocaine- and amphetamine-regulated transcript protein-like: MASILLLFLTASCCACLCLADDTSLEFETRALEFPHKSQEEKDLIEALQEVLEKLKNKQMPLSEKKLGWLPSCDAGEQCAVRKGARVGTLCGCPRGTTCNFYVLKCL; this comes from the exons ATGGCCAGCATTCTACTGCTTTTCCTCACCGCCTCCTGCTGCGCATGTCTCTGTCTCGCTGACGACACCTCCTTGGAGTTTGAGACTCGTGCTCTAGAGTTCCCCCACAAATCACAAGAAGAGAAGGATCTG ATTGAAGCTTTACAAGAAGTTCTGGAGAAACTGAAGAACAAACAGATGCCGTTATCAGAAAAGAAGCTTGGCTGGCTGCCGTCG TGTGACGCTGGCGAGCAGTGCGCTGTTCGCAAAGGTGCGCGTGTCGGAACGCTGTGCGGGTGTCCGCGTGGGACTACGTGCAACTTCTATGTCCTCAAGTGTTTgtaa